In one window of Desulfomicrobium macestii DNA:
- a CDS encoding TraR/DksA family transcriptional regulator, with protein MSRVCHIHQDIEIRLREKFRKIERENEGLRESMCQDRELEPDLADQASTASSQDWNMIRYNRNVKLLRDITVALKAIDNDSYGICEMCGEHIADRRLLAIPSALFCIECQEMIDRHPGEFGRTGLGDGVLAAV; from the coding sequence ATGTCGCGTGTTTGTCATATCCATCAGGACATCGAGATTCGGCTGCGGGAAAAATTCAGGAAGATCGAAAGGGAAAACGAGGGGTTACGGGAATCCATGTGCCAGGACCGGGAGCTTGAGCCGGATCTGGCGGATCAGGCCAGCACCGCTTCCTCCCAGGACTGGAACATGATACGCTACAATCGCAACGTTAAGCTGCTGAGGGACATCACCGTCGCCCTCAAGGCCATCGACAACGATTCCTACGGGATCTGCGAAATGTGCGGAGAGCATATTGCCGACCGCAGGCTCCTGGCCATACCGAGCGCGCTCTTCTGCATAGAGTGCCAGGAGATGATCGACAGGCATCCCGGAGAATTCGGACGCACCGGACTTGGGGACGGGGTTCTGGCAGCAGTCTGA
- a CDS encoding histidine kinase dimerization/phospho-acceptor domain-containing protein, protein MELVLPSRSDRTIMMATMAVFVLGLALSFSTWRNLRQQQESFHEHALVTARAIATGIEINLRRELQLPATPEHTNTLLHLHRTLAKELLQDYIKRTDARFIGLYNPLGHILLSSHNDPKAIQGQLPTIAWASIGNAGEWSGEMNFEGQPIMVLGRISHLTTAPACPDGQCPPDKQPPLLLIGVDMTHHLAAFGKYKRTAILQTGYILAVTIVFWILLLGFLQRNEQHRRLQRLESFNARLLDNMPDGLLTLSADGTVVAANPAATSLMGGLGLVGQPLSSIFSNLGLTPDRQPGQDWSTLKTADRHLEILQLPLKDGSEQRLVLIRDRTELAGLERELHRKEKLAAIGRMAAGVAHEIRNPLSALRGFAQFFAKKLAGRDPEELYARTMVQEADRLNRVITDLLFLARPRQLSFAQVPLAEIFREVHTLLSMDAGARNGRLEQ, encoded by the coding sequence ATGGAACTCGTTCTCCCGTCTCGCAGCGATCGCACCATCATGATGGCCACCATGGCCGTGTTTGTCCTTGGTCTGGCGCTGAGCTTCTCCACATGGCGCAATCTGCGTCAGCAGCAGGAATCCTTTCACGAGCACGCCCTGGTCACGGCGCGCGCCATCGCCACCGGGATCGAAATCAATCTGCGCCGGGAACTGCAGTTGCCCGCGACCCCCGAACACACCAACACGCTTCTGCACCTCCATCGCACCCTGGCCAAGGAACTGCTCCAGGACTACATCAAGCGCACCGACGCACGCTTCATCGGCCTCTACAACCCCCTCGGGCACATCCTGCTCTCCTCGCACAATGATCCAAAGGCGATCCAGGGCCAGCTGCCGACCATCGCCTGGGCGAGCATCGGCAACGCCGGGGAATGGAGCGGCGAAATGAACTTCGAAGGTCAGCCCATCATGGTCCTGGGACGCATCTCGCACCTAACTACCGCTCCCGCCTGTCCCGACGGCCAGTGTCCGCCGGACAAGCAGCCGCCGCTCCTGCTCATCGGCGTCGACATGACCCACCATCTGGCGGCCTTCGGCAAATACAAGCGCACGGCCATCCTGCAGACCGGGTACATCCTGGCGGTGACCATCGTCTTCTGGATTCTGCTCCTGGGATTTCTGCAACGCAACGAACAGCACAGACGCCTGCAACGCCTGGAATCCTTTAACGCCCGCCTGCTGGACAACATGCCCGACGGTCTGCTGACCCTCTCCGCCGACGGCACGGTCGTGGCGGCCAATCCGGCGGCCACAAGCCTCATGGGCGGACTCGGCCTCGTGGGGCAACCGCTCTCCAGCATTTTCTCGAACCTGGGTCTGACGCCGGACAGGCAACCCGGACAGGACTGGAGCACCCTCAAGACGGCCGATCGGCATCTGGAAATTTTGCAACTCCCTTTGAAGGATGGATCGGAGCAGCGCCTCGTGCTGATTCGCGACCGTACGGAACTGGCCGGTCTTGAGCGGGAGCTGCACCGCAAAGAAAAGCTGGCCGCCATCGGCCGCATGGCGGCGGGTGTTGCTCACGAGATTCGAAATCCGCTCTCGGCCCTGCGCGGATTCGCCCAGTTCTTCGCCAAGAAGCTTGCCGGACGCGACCCCGAAGAGCTGTATGCACGGACCATGGTCCAGGAAGCGGACCGCCTGAACCGCGTCATCACCGATCTGCTCTTCCTGGCCAGGCCAAGGCAGCTGAGCTTCGCCCAGGTGCCCCTTGCAGAGATTTTCCGGGAAGTGCATACTCTCTTGTCCATGGATGCAGGCGCCAGAAACGGTCGCCTGGAACAATGA
- a CDS encoding sirohydrochlorin chelatase: MRKTGMIVLGHGSRRREVSLQFTAMVERVAREVSGAPVLPAFFSLGEPTLADQVRALALQGCDRIVVMQYFLYNGVHIEQDIPEMIAALREEFPGVEFVLQPTLQDDPALERLIVDRLLADAGR, encoded by the coding sequence GTGCGTAAAACCGGAATGATCGTGCTTGGGCACGGCAGCAGGCGCAGGGAGGTTTCCTTGCAGTTCACGGCCATGGTGGAGCGGGTCGCGCGGGAAGTCAGCGGCGCGCCGGTCCTGCCGGCCTTTTTTTCCCTGGGCGAACCGACCCTGGCCGACCAGGTGCGCGCCCTTGCCTTGCAGGGCTGCGACAGGATCGTGGTCATGCAGTACTTTCTCTACAACGGGGTGCATATCGAGCAGGACATTCCGGAAATGATCGCCGCCCTGCGGGAGGAATTTCCAGGGGTCGAGTTCGTGCTCCAGCCGACCCTGCAGGACGATCCCGCCCTTGAGCGCCTCATAGTTGATCGCCTTTTGGCGGATGCGGGCCGATGA
- a CDS encoding PhoH family protein — translation MQKNYVLDTNVLIDNPQCIRALRNGQENRVILPYTVLRELDKLKREPRVAHIVAQAIAALQDDPDVLFLPPRTFTDAESKSGDDLILDELKDSGVDAPILVTNDRILQLKARIHAIASEGYRDSNPFRSESQSYTGFVREGEPPIANSFAWVGGQPYMHATSGPRFIDFQHNVWNVRPRNVYQNLALELLLDDAVNLVTIQSEAGYGKTFLALAAALFMALEKKDNPYRKIYLVKPVIEIGAKLGYLPGDLEEKMAPYVRYIGDLLMKLHDLRPANRIFADSESGNFRYNPKRFEILPIAFIRGMNLENAVVIIDEMQNLSRTETRALLTRMGENVKCICLGDTRQVDNPYLNESNNGLNWTVKMLKGLPGYGHIVLKGERSRGPITDMVIKTGL, via the coding sequence ATGCAGAAGAATTACGTACTTGATACCAATGTGCTCATTGACAACCCCCAATGCATCCGCGCCCTGCGCAACGGCCAGGAAAACCGGGTCATCCTGCCGTACACCGTTCTGCGAGAGCTGGACAAGCTCAAGCGCGAGCCGCGTGTGGCCCACATCGTGGCCCAGGCCATTGCCGCCCTGCAGGACGACCCGGATGTCCTGTTCCTCCCGCCCCGGACGTTCACGGACGCGGAAAGCAAGAGCGGCGATGACCTGATTCTTGACGAACTCAAAGACAGCGGAGTGGATGCGCCCATCCTGGTCACCAACGACCGCATCCTTCAGCTCAAGGCCCGCATCCACGCCATCGCCAGCGAGGGGTACCGCGATTCAAATCCCTTCCGCTCCGAATCCCAGTCCTACACCGGTTTTGTGCGCGAGGGCGAGCCGCCCATTGCCAACAGCTTCGCCTGGGTTGGCGGACAGCCGTACATGCACGCCACCTCCGGGCCCCGCTTCATCGATTTTCAGCACAACGTCTGGAACGTGCGGCCGCGCAACGTCTATCAGAACCTGGCCCTGGAACTGCTTCTCGACGATGCCGTGAACCTGGTCACCATCCAGTCCGAGGCCGGATACGGCAAGACCTTCCTGGCCCTGGCCGCAGCTCTGTTCATGGCCCTTGAGAAGAAGGACAATCCATACCGCAAGATCTACCTTGTCAAACCCGTCATCGAGATCGGCGCCAAGCTCGGCTATCTGCCCGGCGATCTTGAGGAAAAGATGGCTCCCTACGTGCGCTACATCGGCGATCTGCTCATGAAGCTGCACGACCTGCGCCCGGCCAACCGCATCTTCGCCGACAGCGAGAGCGGCAATTTCAGGTACAATCCCAAACGCTTCGAGATTCTGCCTATCGCCTTCATCCGGGGCATGAACCTTGAGAACGCGGTGGTCATCATCGACGAGATGCAGAACCTTTCGCGCACGGAGACTCGGGCGCTTTTGACCCGCATGGGCGAAAACGTGAAATGCATCTGCCTTGGCGACACGCGCCAGGTCGACAATCCCTATCTGAACGAATCCAACAACGGTCTGAACTGGACCGTGAAGATGCTCAAAGGGCTGCCTGGATACGGGCACATCGTCCTCAAGGGCGAACGCTCGCGTGGGCCCATCACGGACATGGTCATCAAGACTGGGCTCTGA
- a CDS encoding periplasmic heavy metal sensor, producing MYLKHLIIAASLVLALAAGAQAYKSGCPGQGHYQDFMSGLTPEQQQKVQAVTDEHHKELFALHKELLAKHEAMEALFAATPTDKAAIDKAVAEVSELQAKKEKLNADYRVELTEIAGKPVPIESGRGCGRMSGCGAHSSGATPGVGSAPGCPAAQTM from the coding sequence ATGTACCTGAAACACCTCATAATCGCCGCCTCGTTGGTCCTGGCCCTCGCAGCCGGAGCCCAGGCCTACAAGAGCGGCTGTCCGGGACAGGGACACTACCAGGACTTCATGTCCGGCCTGACCCCCGAACAGCAACAGAAAGTCCAGGCAGTGACCGACGAACACCACAAGGAACTCTTTGCCCTCCACAAGGAGCTCCTTGCCAAGCACGAAGCCATGGAAGCCCTGTTTGCGGCAACCCCGACCGACAAAGCCGCCATCGACAAGGCCGTGGCCGAAGTGAGCGAACTGCAGGCGAAAAAAGAGAAACTCAATGCGGACTACCGCGTGGAGTTGACTGAAATCGCCGGTAAGCCCGTTCCCATCGAATCCGGCAGAGGCTGCGGACGCATGTCCGGATGCGGAGCACACTCCAGCGGCGCCACCCCAGGCGTCGGCTCCGCTCCCGGATGCCCAGCCGCACAAACCATGTAA
- a CDS encoding sensor histidine kinase — protein sequence MQADRDALKQAIINLLMNSVEALPEEGGLIELWSEPAASGTWIRVRDNGTGMSPEEREHALEPFFTTRNKGTGLGLAIVHTIMQEHGGSIQIETPATGGTTVSLFFPANQTGSST from the coding sequence GTGCAGGCCGACCGGGACGCCCTGAAGCAGGCGATCATCAACCTGCTCATGAACAGCGTCGAGGCCCTGCCCGAGGAAGGCGGCCTGATCGAACTCTGGTCCGAGCCCGCCGCGAGCGGGACGTGGATTCGCGTCCGGGACAACGGAACAGGCATGAGCCCTGAAGAGCGCGAGCACGCCCTGGAGCCGTTCTTCACCACCCGGAACAAGGGCACCGGCCTTGGCCTGGCCATCGTCCACACCATCATGCAGGAGCATGGCGGCAGCATCCAGATCGAAACGCCGGCGACCGGAGGCACCACCGTCTCCCTTTTCTTCCCCGCCAACCAAACCGGGAGCAGCACATGA